One Rhizobium sp. NRK18 genomic window carries:
- a CDS encoding glycine betaine/L-proline ABC transporter ATP-binding protein, with the protein MASQDIDIRNLFKIFGPNGARYIDDVRRGLSKADLNEKHDHVLGLKDISITMPAGKITVVMGLSGSGKSTLIRHINRLIDPMAGEVFYEGRDICTMNERELRDFRRHKTAMVFQKFALLPHRTVIENTVYGLEIQGVPAAERRRRGRHWIDRVGLGGYENHYPNQLSGGMQQRVGLARALANDADILLMDEAFSALDPLIRVDMQGVLLELQAELNKTVVFITHDLDEALRLGDKVAVLRDGEIVQQGSGQEIVLSPADDYIASFVKEVNRGRVIQLKTIMSPPADEPLGIPLDSRTVLEDAARQMTEAGAFSTHIQDESGNTIGTTDLSAIISAMVTPVGHNHHETQAAR; encoded by the coding sequence ATGGCTAGTCAGGACATCGACATCCGCAATCTCTTCAAGATTTTCGGCCCTAACGGCGCCCGCTATATCGATGACGTCAGGCGCGGCCTCAGCAAGGCCGACCTGAACGAGAAGCACGACCACGTGCTCGGCCTCAAAGACATCAGCATCACCATGCCGGCCGGCAAGATCACTGTCGTCATGGGACTGTCGGGCTCCGGCAAATCGACGCTGATCCGCCACATCAACCGGCTGATCGACCCGATGGCAGGCGAAGTGTTCTACGAAGGCCGCGACATCTGCACGATGAACGAACGTGAGCTGCGCGATTTCCGCCGGCACAAGACGGCCATGGTGTTCCAGAAATTTGCCCTTCTGCCGCATCGCACGGTCATCGAAAACACGGTCTACGGCCTCGAAATACAGGGCGTCCCCGCCGCCGAACGGCGCAGAAGAGGCCGCCACTGGATCGATCGTGTCGGCCTTGGCGGCTATGAGAACCACTACCCCAACCAGCTTTCGGGCGGCATGCAGCAGCGTGTCGGCCTGGCCCGGGCACTTGCAAATGACGCCGACATCCTGCTGATGGACGAGGCCTTCTCGGCGCTCGACCCGCTGATCCGGGTCGACATGCAGGGCGTGCTCCTCGAACTGCAGGCCGAACTCAACAAGACCGTCGTGTTCATCACCCATGACCTCGACGAAGCGCTGCGGCTCGGCGACAAGGTGGCGGTGTTGAGGGATGGCGAAATCGTCCAGCAAGGCAGCGGCCAGGAGATCGTCCTGTCTCCGGCCGACGACTACATCGCCTCCTTCGTCAAGGAGGTAAACCGTGGCCGGGTCATTCAGCTGAAGACCATCATGTCGCCGCCGGCGGATGAGCCGCTGGGCATCCCGCTCGACAGCCGCACCGTGCTCGAGGACGCCGCCCGGCAGATGACCGAGGCCGGCGCCTTCTCCACCCATATCCAAGACGAAAGCGGCAATACCATCGGCACCACCGATCTCTCCGCCATCATCAGCGCCATGGTGACCCCGGTCGGGCATAATCACCATGAAACACAGGCGGCCCGCTGA
- the serA gene encoding phosphoglycerate dehydrogenase codes for MTRHLSLSRDRISVLLLEGISQSAVDYFRSSGYTNLTHLPKALDDSELKELISEAHMIGIRSRTQLTEEVYHAAKKLIAVGCFSVGTNQVDLEAARKRGIPVFNAPYSNTRSVAELVIGEIIMLARRIYSRSVSAHDGGWDKSAVGSHEVRGKTLGIVGYGNIGSQLSVLAESMGMNVRYFDLSDKLRHGNTESMASLGELMEISDFVTMHVPETPSTQNMIGEAELRRMKKGGIFINNSRGTVVDLDALARVLKDGHLAGAAVDVFPKEPASNKERFVTPLQGLENVILTPHIGGSTEEAQERIGGEVSRKLVEYSDVGSTLGAVNFPQVQLAPHPNGTRFIHVHQNRPGMLNSLNTIFSSRGVNISGEFLQTHGDTGYVVIEADDVGSQADEILDALREIPGTIRTRLLY; via the coding sequence CGCATTTCCGTCCTTCTGCTCGAAGGCATCAGCCAGAGCGCCGTCGATTATTTCCGCTCCTCCGGCTACACCAATCTGACGCATCTGCCGAAGGCGCTGGACGACAGCGAGCTGAAGGAACTGATTTCCGAGGCGCACATGATCGGCATCCGATCGCGCACCCAGCTGACCGAAGAGGTCTATCATGCCGCCAAGAAGCTGATCGCCGTCGGCTGTTTCTCGGTCGGGACGAACCAGGTTGACCTCGAAGCCGCCCGCAAACGCGGCATTCCGGTGTTCAACGCGCCCTATTCGAACACCCGCTCGGTGGCGGAACTGGTGATCGGCGAGATCATCATGCTCGCCCGGCGCATCTATTCGCGCTCCGTCTCTGCCCATGACGGCGGCTGGGACAAGTCCGCGGTCGGCAGCCATGAGGTGCGAGGCAAGACGCTCGGTATCGTCGGCTACGGGAACATCGGATCGCAGCTCAGCGTTCTCGCCGAAAGCATGGGCATGAACGTGCGCTACTTCGACCTTTCCGACAAGCTGCGCCACGGCAACACGGAATCGATGGCTTCGCTCGGCGAGCTCATGGAAATCTCCGACTTCGTGACGATGCACGTGCCGGAAACGCCTTCGACGCAGAACATGATCGGCGAAGCGGAACTGCGTCGGATGAAGAAGGGCGGCATCTTCATCAACAATTCGCGCGGCACGGTGGTCGACCTCGACGCGCTGGCAAGGGTGCTGAAGGACGGACATCTGGCCGGTGCCGCCGTCGACGTCTTCCCGAAGGAGCCGGCGTCAAACAAGGAGCGGTTCGTCACCCCGTTGCAGGGGCTGGAGAATGTCATTCTCACCCCGCATATCGGCGGCTCGACGGAAGAGGCGCAGGAACGCATCGGCGGCGAGGTGTCGCGCAAGCTGGTGGAATATTCAGACGTTGGCTCGACGCTCGGCGCGGTCAATTTCCCGCAGGTGCAGCTGGCGCCGCATCCGAACGGCACGCGCTTCATTCACGTGCACCAGAACCGGCCGGGCATGCTCAACAGCCTCAACACCATCTTCTCGTCGCGCGGCGTCAACATCTCCGGCGAGTTCCTGCAGACTCATGGCGATACCGGCTATGTGGTGATCGAGGCCGATGATGTCGGTAGCCAGGCGGACGAGATCCTCGATGCGCTGCGCGAGATCCCCGGCACCATCCGCACGCGCCTGCTGTACTGA
- a CDS encoding ABC transporter permease has product MRTVKRSIDTGFKALVRQYGDAIDNAVQPLQWFLNWFQKLLVDTPWVVIIAVVLAIVFIASRSWKITLGTALSMLAIGAVGLWEDTMITLAMVTVCTLLSIVVGIPIGILMARSDRFQAVATPILDVMQTMPSFVYLIPVVMIFGIGKVPGLIAVVIYAIPPIIRLTNLGIRLVDKEVLEAANAFGSSARQKLMNVQIPLALPTIMAGINQTIMMSLAMVVIASMIGVGGLGRNVLQAITNQYFTVGFLNGFALVAIAIIFDRASQAYGKRLQKHSEVVHG; this is encoded by the coding sequence ATGCGCACGGTCAAGCGCAGCATCGACACCGGCTTCAAGGCGCTGGTGCGCCAGTATGGCGATGCCATCGACAATGCCGTGCAGCCGCTGCAGTGGTTTCTCAACTGGTTCCAGAAGCTGCTGGTTGACACGCCCTGGGTCGTCATCATCGCCGTTGTCCTGGCAATCGTCTTCATCGCCTCACGCAGCTGGAAGATCACCCTCGGAACGGCACTCTCCATGCTGGCGATCGGCGCCGTCGGCCTTTGGGAAGACACGATGATCACGCTGGCCATGGTCACCGTCTGCACCCTGCTCTCCATCGTCGTCGGCATCCCGATCGGCATTCTGATGGCGCGCTCCGATCGCTTCCAGGCCGTCGCCACGCCCATTCTCGACGTCATGCAGACCATGCCGAGCTTCGTCTATCTGATCCCGGTCGTGATGATCTTCGGCATCGGCAAGGTTCCGGGCCTCATCGCGGTCGTCATCTACGCCATCCCGCCGATCATCAGGCTCACCAATCTCGGCATCCGCCTCGTCGACAAGGAAGTGCTGGAAGCGGCAAACGCCTTCGGCTCGTCGGCCCGCCAGAAGCTGATGAACGTGCAGATCCCGCTGGCCCTGCCCACCATCATGGCCGGCATCAATCAGACCATCATGATGTCGCTCGCCATGGTCGTCATCGCCTCGATGATCGGCGTCGGTGGTCTCGGCCGCAACGTGTTGCAGGCGATCACCAACCAGTATTTCACCGTCGGTTTCCTGAACGGCTTCGCCCTCGTCGCCATCGCCATCATCTTCGACCGCGCCAGCCAGGCCTATGGCAAACGCCTGCAGAAGCATTCCGAGGTCGTCCATGGCTAG
- a CDS encoding cobyric acid synthase has translation MAKAIMLQGTGSDVGKTVLVAGLCRIAANRGLKVRPFKPQNMSNNAAVSDDGGEIGRAQWLQAMAARVPSSVHMNPVLLKPQSDVGSQIILQGRVFGQAKGRDYQRLKPQLLDAVLESFRITGEGADLVIVEGAGSPAEINLRAGDIANMGFATRAKVPVVLVGDIDRGGVIASLVGSHAILPEEDRAMIAGYIINKFRGDVSLFGDGITAIEEFTGWPCFGVVPWLKSAARLPAEDSVVLERLARRGTGALKVAVPVLSRIANFDDLDPLAAEDDVELVFVRPGERIPADAALVVIPGSKSTIGDLGDFRAQGWDGDIVRHHRRGGRVIGICGGYQMLGRVVHDPDGIEGDVRAAPGLGLLDVETVMAPEKTVRNASAWSTEYDASLAGYEIHLGETRGADCARAPVTIDGRPDGALSADGKVMGTYLHGLFSSDTYRAGLLSSFGLSGERTNYAASVDAALDEVAAELEAVLDKDWLDGVMAGG, from the coding sequence ATGGCGAAAGCAATCATGCTGCAGGGGACGGGATCGGACGTCGGCAAGACGGTCCTTGTCGCGGGCCTCTGCCGGATTGCCGCCAACCGGGGCCTAAAGGTCCGTCCCTTCAAGCCGCAGAACATGTCCAACAATGCCGCCGTTTCCGATGACGGCGGCGAAATCGGCCGGGCGCAATGGCTGCAGGCAATGGCGGCGCGCGTGCCGTCTTCCGTCCACATGAACCCGGTGCTCTTGAAGCCGCAGTCGGACGTCGGCAGCCAGATCATCCTGCAGGGCCGGGTGTTCGGCCAGGCGAAAGGACGCGATTACCAGCGGCTGAAACCGCAATTGCTGGACGCGGTTCTGGAGAGTTTTCGTATCACCGGCGAGGGGGCGGACCTCGTCATCGTGGAAGGGGCGGGGTCGCCGGCGGAAATCAATCTGAGGGCCGGCGATATCGCCAATATGGGCTTTGCCACGCGGGCGAAGGTGCCGGTGGTGCTGGTCGGCGATATCGATCGCGGCGGGGTGATCGCCTCGCTCGTCGGTTCGCATGCCATTCTGCCGGAGGAAGACCGGGCAATGATCGCCGGCTACATCATCAACAAGTTTCGCGGCGACGTGTCACTGTTTGGTGACGGCATTACCGCGATCGAGGAATTTACAGGCTGGCCGTGCTTCGGCGTGGTGCCGTGGCTGAAGTCGGCGGCGCGCCTGCCGGCGGAGGATTCCGTCGTGCTGGAGCGGCTGGCGCGACGCGGGACGGGGGCGCTGAAGGTTGCCGTGCCGGTTCTCTCGCGCATTGCCAACTTCGACGATCTCGATCCGCTGGCGGCGGAAGACGATGTCGAGCTGGTCTTCGTCAGGCCGGGCGAACGCATTCCGGCCGACGCGGCGCTGGTCGTCATTCCCGGGTCCAAGTCAACGATCGGTGACCTTGGCGATTTCCGGGCGCAGGGCTGGGATGGCGACATCGTCCGGCACCATCGGCGCGGCGGGCGGGTGATCGGCATTTGCGGCGGCTACCAGATGCTTGGGCGCGTGGTGCACGATCCGGACGGGATCGAGGGGGATGTGCGCGCGGCGCCGGGCCTCGGCCTTCTCGACGTCGAGACGGTGATGGCGCCGGAAAAGACGGTGCGCAACGCTTCGGCCTGGTCGACCGAATATGATGCGTCACTGGCCGGTTACGAAATCCATCTCGGCGAAACCCGTGGCGCGGACTGCGCGCGGGCGCCGGTGACCATCGACGGCCGGCCGGACGGGGCACTATCGGCAGACGGCAAGGTGATGGGCACCTATCTGCACGGGCTCTTTTCCAGCGATACCTACCGCGCCGGCCTGTTGTCCAGCTTCGGGCTTTCGGGCGAACGCACGAACTACGCGGCGAGCGTCGATGCGGCGCTAGACGAGGTGGCGGCGGAGCTGGAGGCGGTCCTGGACAAGGACTGGCTTGATGGGGTGATGGCAGGCGGGTGA
- a CDS encoding ABC transporter substrate-binding protein, protein MKTIITAAAFAGAACAMSGTAKAAECGDVSIAEMNWASAGVAANIDKIILDKGYGCNVTLVTGDTIPTFTSMNEKAEPDVAPEMWVNSVRIPLAEAAKEGRLIQLSQILSDGGVEGWWVPKYFADAHPDIKTVKDALNHPELFPAPEDPSRGAVFNCPSGWGCQINNVNLFKAFKGEEHGFDLVDTGSAAGLDGSIANAFENQKPWFGYYWAPTAILGKYDMVRLSFDVDFDKQAWDSCITVVDCADPQPNTYPVSDVYTLVTKNFADKAGVAMEYMKKRKWANETVNKVLAWQADKQASNEDTAYYFLETYPDVWKAWVEPDVAEKVKAAL, encoded by the coding sequence ATGAAGACGATCATCACCGCCGCAGCATTCGCCGGCGCGGCATGCGCCATGTCAGGAACGGCGAAGGCAGCCGAATGCGGCGATGTCTCGATTGCCGAAATGAACTGGGCGTCGGCGGGCGTCGCCGCCAATATCGACAAGATCATCCTCGACAAGGGCTATGGTTGCAACGTCACGCTGGTGACGGGCGACACCATCCCGACATTCACATCCATGAACGAAAAGGCCGAGCCGGACGTGGCCCCGGAAATGTGGGTGAACTCCGTGCGCATCCCGCTCGCCGAGGCCGCCAAGGAAGGCAGGCTGATCCAGCTGTCGCAGATCCTGTCGGACGGCGGCGTCGAAGGCTGGTGGGTACCGAAATACTTTGCCGACGCCCATCCGGACATCAAGACGGTCAAGGACGCGCTCAATCACCCGGAACTCTTCCCCGCCCCCGAAGACCCGTCGCGCGGCGCCGTCTTCAACTGTCCGTCGGGCTGGGGCTGCCAGATCAACAATGTCAACCTCTTCAAGGCCTTCAAGGGCGAGGAACACGGCTTCGACCTGGTCGATACCGGCTCCGCCGCCGGCCTCGACGGTTCGATCGCCAATGCGTTCGAAAACCAGAAGCCGTGGTTCGGCTACTACTGGGCGCCGACCGCCATCCTCGGCAAGTACGACATGGTCCGCCTGAGCTTCGACGTCGATTTCGACAAGCAGGCCTGGGACAGCTGCATCACCGTCGTCGATTGCGCCGATCCGCAGCCCAACACCTATCCGGTCTCCGACGTCTACACGCTCGTCACCAAGAACTTTGCCGACAAGGCAGGCGTTGCGATGGAGTACATGAAGAAGCGAAAGTGGGCCAACGAGACGGTCAACAAGGTGCTGGCATGGCAGGCCGACAAGCAGGCATCCAACGAGGACACCGCCTACTACTTCCTGGAAACCTATCCGGATGTCTGGAAGGCCTGGGTCGAGCCGGATGTCGCCGAAAAGGTCAAGGCAGCCCTGTGA